The proteins below come from a single Tenuifilum thalassicum genomic window:
- the queG gene encoding tRNA epoxyqueuosine(34) reductase QueG, whose translation MIKFTEVARIAERLGFHDFGVSRVKPLESTELNDWLSKGYAADMGYMSRNQEIRLNPERLVPNAKSVLSVLLSYNTGDKPVNLIPPKIARYACREDYHVFFKQKLWQFLVDLRKEFGPINGRAFVDSAPVLEREWASMAGLGWVGKNSMLINRKLGSYFFIGELVVDVEVEPSDRVEKNRCGSCTKCIDACPNGAIVEPGVIDSRKCISYITIEKKGLLSNEDIDMLYGWCFGCDICQEVCPWNKKAQKVEDEQGQSSFVGLSASDILEMDEEGFNSKFRKSPLLRAGHAKVSDTIAKIIRRKEE comes from the coding sequence ATGATTAAGTTTACTGAGGTTGCCAGGATAGCCGAAAGGTTGGGGTTTCACGATTTTGGCGTGAGCCGTGTAAAGCCATTGGAAAGTACAGAGTTGAACGACTGGTTGAGCAAAGGATATGCTGCCGATATGGGGTACATGTCGCGTAACCAGGAAATCCGTTTAAATCCCGAAAGGCTGGTGCCTAATGCTAAATCAGTTTTAAGCGTTTTGCTGTCGTACAACACTGGCGATAAACCGGTAAATCTTATTCCTCCCAAAATTGCCAGGTATGCTTGCCGGGAAGATTATCACGTTTTTTTTAAGCAAAAGTTATGGCAATTTTTAGTTGATCTGAGAAAAGAGTTTGGCCCCATTAATGGTAGAGCATTTGTGGACTCTGCGCCAGTGCTCGAACGTGAATGGGCCTCGATGGCAGGTTTGGGTTGGGTTGGGAAAAACTCAATGCTTATCAACCGAAAGTTGGGGTCGTATTTTTTTATTGGTGAGCTAGTGGTTGATGTTGAGGTTGAACCATCGGATAGAGTTGAAAAAAACAGGTGTGGTAGTTGTACAAAGTGTATTGATGCTTGCCCAAACGGGGCAATAGTTGAACCAGGAGTTATTGATTCACGAAAGTGCATTTCTTATATCACCATTGAAAAGAAAGGTTTGCTTTCAAACGAAGACATCGATATGTTATATGGGTGGTGCTTTGGTTGTGATATATGCCAGGAGGTTTGTCCTTGGAATAAAAAGGCACAAAAGGTAGAGGACGAGCAGGGACAATCAAGCTTTGTAGGACTTAGCGCTAGTGATATTTTAGAAATGGATGAAGAGGGTTTCAATTCAAAGTTTAGGAAATCGCCATTACTTAGGGCAGGACATGCTAAGGTTTCGGATACCATAGCGAAAATTATTAGAAGAAAAGAGGAGTAG
- a CDS encoding RNA-binding S4 domain-containing protein gives MDYKLETEYIQLDKLLKDCKIASSGGEAHQMVLDGIVKLNGKIESRKRAKIRVGDTIEVMGIKINIV, from the coding sequence ATGGACTACAAGTTAGAAACGGAATACATCCAGCTTGACAAATTATTAAAGGACTGCAAAATTGCCAGTAGTGGTGGAGAAGCGCATCAAATGGTTTTAGATGGAATTGTCAAGCTAAACGGAAAGATAGAAAGCAGAAAGCGAGCCAAAATTAGAGTTGGCGATACTATTGAAGTAATGGGAATCAAGATAAATATAGTCTAG
- a CDS encoding hybrid sensor histidine kinase/response regulator — MKPKGKILVVDDSESILAITSDMLQSEGYEIIKAKKGFEALELLSKHNPDLVLLDKVLPDLDGFEVCRAIKKMKGYESIPIIFLTATSQSEAIVEGFDIGAVDYVVKPFQKAELLARVRTHVELFQLNKDLEAKTIALQENEVRLKSLIATKEKLFSIIIHDLKAPLFNIKLISDLLFENYGKKNFRKVDELLTYLNENTERVTGLMENLVDWAKMQMDTISFEPKVINLNEAVKETVTLLESIATNKGVSIANQIDPEIKVYADFNLLSAVLRNLVSNAIKFSKQGGVVRISSAVNADKMAEVAVSDNGIGIEPDRLKTLFGIKTHNSTEGTNGEKGLGLGLSVCKEFVEINRGTIWVKSEVGKGSSFHFTIPRA, encoded by the coding sequence ATGAAGCCAAAGGGTAAAATTCTTGTTGTTGACGATTCCGAATCGATATTAGCAATTACTTCAGATATGCTTCAAAGCGAAGGGTATGAAATAATAAAGGCAAAAAAAGGTTTTGAGGCTCTGGAACTACTTTCAAAACACAATCCCGATTTGGTATTACTCGACAAAGTGCTCCCCGATTTGGACGGTTTTGAAGTATGTAGGGCAATTAAGAAAATGAAAGGTTATGAAAGCATTCCAATAATTTTTCTTACTGCAACATCGCAATCTGAAGCAATAGTTGAGGGTTTTGATATAGGGGCTGTAGATTATGTTGTTAAGCCTTTTCAAAAAGCAGAACTGCTAGCAAGGGTTAGAACTCATGTCGAACTATTCCAACTTAATAAAGACTTGGAGGCCAAAACAATTGCTTTACAGGAGAATGAAGTGAGGCTAAAATCACTTATCGCTACTAAAGAAAAACTCTTTTCAATTATCATTCACGATTTGAAAGCACCTCTTTTTAATATAAAGCTGATTAGCGATTTGTTGTTTGAAAACTATGGAAAGAAAAATTTCAGAAAGGTTGATGAGCTCCTAACATACTTAAACGAAAATACAGAAAGAGTAACTGGGCTTATGGAAAATCTTGTTGATTGGGCAAAAATGCAAATGGATACTATTTCCTTTGAGCCAAAGGTAATAAATCTTAATGAGGCTGTAAAGGAGACGGTAACACTACTGGAATCTATAGCAACTAATAAAGGTGTGAGCATTGCCAATCAAATCGACCCAGAAATAAAAGTTTATGCCGATTTTAATCTTCTTTCTGCTGTGCTGCGGAATTTGGTGTCAAATGCTATTAAGTTTTCCAAACAGGGAGGGGTTGTTAGGATAAGTTCAGCTGTTAATGCAGATAAGATGGCTGAAGTAGCTGTTTCTGACAATGGGATTGGGATTGAACCCGATAGGCTAAAAACTTTGTTTGGAATAAAAACACACAACTCCACTGAAGGTACAAATGGAGAAAAGGGCTTAGGGCTAGGCTTGTCGGTATGTAAGGAATTCGTCGAGATAAATAGAGGAACAATTTGGGTTAAATCCGAAGTTGGCAAGGGTAGTTCCTTTCATTTTACAATTCCCCGTGCATAA